From the Billgrantia sulfidoxydans genome, one window contains:
- a CDS encoding LysR family transcriptional regulator, with protein sequence MLDLLLLRSFVAVIDEGSFTRAANRLHLTQPAISGHLRRLEAQVGKPLLRRTTRAFEVTPDGECLAAYARAILALNRDAMTQLSRSTYQGNVRLGVAEDCVSAPLMRALREFMEDNPQVELGVRVGIPGDMIVAMKRGDVDMVLGAQCGSHEPGRLLWHEPLVWAWAERCPVRLPSPLPLALFPEACPYREAALTQLALAGVPQRMAMLCTSGASLRAAVEGGFALAPMPESQLGPGLVALAEEHGLPPLPEAEFMLMTNPSGDQSVLAALAERIDEHLCPAPIAEPV encoded by the coding sequence ATGCTCGATTTGCTTCTCCTGAGGAGTTTCGTTGCCGTCATCGATGAAGGCAGCTTCACTCGCGCCGCCAACCGCCTGCACCTGACCCAGCCGGCCATCAGCGGGCACCTGCGTCGTCTGGAGGCCCAGGTCGGCAAGCCATTGCTTCGGCGTACGACGCGTGCCTTCGAAGTCACTCCCGATGGCGAATGCCTGGCCGCCTATGCCAGGGCCATCCTGGCGCTCAATCGTGATGCCATGACCCAGCTTTCCCGTTCCACCTATCAGGGCAACGTGCGCCTTGGGGTCGCGGAGGACTGCGTCAGCGCCCCGCTGATGCGAGCACTCAGGGAGTTCATGGAAGACAATCCGCAGGTCGAACTCGGCGTGAGAGTCGGCATTCCCGGCGACATGATCGTGGCCATGAAACGCGGCGATGTGGACATGGTGCTGGGCGCTCAGTGCGGCTCCCACGAGCCAGGCCGGCTGTTGTGGCATGAGCCGCTGGTCTGGGCCTGGGCCGAGCGCTGCCCCGTGCGCTTGCCTTCGCCACTCCCTCTGGCCCTGTTTCCGGAGGCCTGCCCCTATCGCGAAGCTGCCCTGACCCAGCTGGCGTTGGCCGGTGTCCCCCAGCGCATGGCCATGCTCTGCACCAGCGGAGCCAGCCTGCGCGCGGCGGTCGAGGGTGGCTTCGCGCTGGCACCGATGCCGGAGAGTCAGCTCGGACCGGGGCTGGTCGCCCTGGCGGAAGAGCACGGCCTGCCACCGCTGCCCGAGGCCGAGTTCATGCTGATGACCAACCCTTCGGGCGATCAGAGTGTCCTGGCTGCCTTGGCGGAGCGCATCGACGAGCATCTCTGCCCCGCGCCCATCGCGGAGCCGGTCTAG